AGTCGTTAAGAAAGGGTTAATATAAAGGGGCGATTCACGAATCGCCCCTAATTTTTTAACCTATTTTATTTTGTCTCGAACTGTCTCGAGAAATTGCTGTCTGTCGATTGGCTTTTCCAGGTACCCCTCTGGTCCTGGCACAGAGCGCTTGTTAAGGAACTCCTTGAAGTCCATAAGAGGGTGCTCATCCCCCCTGAAACCTGTTACAATAATCACGGGGATTCCCTTCAATCCCTCATCCTTCCTGAGCTCTCTGTACAGACCTATACCGGATTTTTCAGGCATCAATATGTCCAGACAGACGAGATCTGGTTTATTCTCTTTTATTTTCTTTAACCCGTCTACCCCATCCTTAGCAGAATCAGTCTGATAACCATTCTCCTCCAGGAGAGTAGTCAGATAGGTAATTACATCAGGCTCATCATCAATGACCATTATCTTTTTGCTCATTATATCCTCCTTCGAATTATTTTTCTGATTCGCATTGTTAGTAGAATCATTATCCACTATTGAAGCATCGTAGAAACCCCTCCGGGGTCATAACAGTGCCAGGGAAAATATTTTCAAAGTGGGTATTATCCCATGTAACCATTGTTGAAACAAAGGACAGATGCTTTTGTGCCACTGAAATCATCAAGGCGTCACCCAGTGATTTCCTTTTTTTCAGCAGATC
This genomic window from Thermodesulfobacteriota bacterium contains:
- a CDS encoding response regulator, producing the protein MSKKIMVIDDEPDVITYLTTLLEENGYQTDSAKDGVDGLKKIKENKPDLVCLDILMPEKSGIGLYRELRKDEGLKGIPVIIVTGFRGDEHPLMDFKEFLNKRSVPGPEGYLEKPIDRQQFLETVRDKIK